One Pirellulales bacterium DNA window includes the following coding sequences:
- the rpsG gene encoding 30S ribosomal protein S7 — translation MGSITASRKSLRPDPRFDSLLVSKFVNCLMWDGEKSTAQRVFYDAMDQIHERSGNNPIDVFNQAIENVKPEVEVRSRRVGGAAYQVPMQVNRNRQLSLAIRWILLAVREKKGRPSSQKLADELLAAYKREGAAYTRRENVHRMADANKAFAHFAW, via the coding sequence ATGGGCTCCATTACCGCCAGCCGCAAGTCGCTTCGCCCCGACCCCCGCTTCGACTCGTTGCTGGTTTCCAAATTCGTCAATTGCCTCATGTGGGACGGCGAAAAGAGCACCGCGCAGCGCGTTTTCTACGATGCGATGGATCAAATTCACGAGCGCTCGGGCAACAACCCGATCGACGTGTTCAATCAGGCGATCGAGAACGTCAAGCCAGAAGTGGAAGTGCGCAGCCGCCGCGTCGGCGGCGCCGCCTACCAGGTGCCAATGCAGGTGAATCGCAATCGTCAGCTTTCGCTGGCGATCCGCTGGATTCTCCTGGCCGTGCGTGAGAAGAAGGGTCGCCCCTCCTCGCAGAAGCTGGCCGACGAGTTGTTGGCCGCGTACAAGCGCGAAGGCGCCGCCTACACGCGCCGCGAGAATGTGCATCGCATGGCCGACGCCAACAAGGCGTTCGCGCATTTCGCCTGGTAA
- the rpsL gene encoding 30S ribosomal protein S12 — protein MPTINQLVRKRRKKPRRFSKSPVLESCPQKRGVCLQVKTMTPKKPNSALRKIARVRLSNGKEVTVYIPGEGHTLQEHSIVLVRGGRVRDLPGVRYQVVRGALDTLGVQGRKQSRSRYGAKKS, from the coding sequence ATGCCCACGATCAACCAATTGGTGCGTAAACGACGCAAGAAGCCGCGGCGGTTCAGCAAATCGCCAGTGCTCGAGTCGTGCCCGCAAAAGCGCGGCGTCTGCCTTCAGGTGAAGACCATGACGCCGAAGAAGCCGAATTCCGCGCTCCGCAAGATTGCCCGCGTCCGGCTCTCCAATGGCAAAGAAGTGACTGTCTATATCCCGGGCGAAGGCCACACGCTGCAAGAACACTCCATCGTGCTGGTCCGCGGCGGTCGCGTTCGCGATCTGCCGGGGGTGCGCTATCAGGTGGTTCGCGGCGCCCTCGACACGCTCGGCGTGCAAGGTCGCAAGCAGTCGCGTAGCCGCTACGGCGCCAAGAAGTCGTAG